One genomic window of Methyloceanibacter sp. wino2 includes the following:
- the murJ gene encoding murein biosynthesis integral membrane protein MurJ: MTLYRGFATVGGMTVISRLLGFVRDILIAAVLGASAISDAFFVALRVPNMFRRIFAEGAFNAAFIPLYTKKLHEAGKEAAKDYAAKALAGLTAVLVLVVLLAEIAAPWLVLLLAPGFAEDPDKFRLTVLLVRIAMPYLLFMSWVALYTGLLNTLGKFAAAAFAPSILNFVLISVLLGLIATGYGQDTVAGVALAWGVAVSGLLQVAIVVFAAFRTGLRLKLERPQWSDDMKRLVHLAIPGIIAGGMAQISIVIATIVASLEGRVVSWLYYADRIFQLPLGLIGVAVGVVLLPDLSHKLRSGDHDAVVDSENRALEFSLLLTVPAAVAMFVCAEPIIRVLFERGAFTATDAQASAGMLAMLSLGLPAYVIVKALQPSFFARENTKTPMIYSGIAMTLGAVLSVVLFYVLGPSGIPLATSLSGWINVVLLAGALRKRGEFILDQRFRSAFLGIVLASTAMGLGLWWAASALQPYFDPGYGLLLQIVALTALIAFGLALYFAIGTLTGAVKPRTFVKDLLGR; this comes from the coding sequence ATGACGCTCTATCGCGGGTTCGCAACCGTCGGCGGCATGACCGTCATCAGCCGCCTGCTCGGTTTCGTGCGGGATATTCTGATCGCCGCCGTTCTCGGCGCCTCGGCCATCTCGGATGCGTTCTTCGTCGCGCTGCGCGTGCCGAACATGTTCCGCCGCATTTTTGCCGAGGGCGCCTTCAACGCGGCCTTCATTCCGCTCTACACGAAGAAGCTCCATGAGGCCGGGAAAGAGGCCGCCAAGGACTACGCCGCCAAGGCGCTGGCCGGGCTGACGGCCGTTTTGGTCTTGGTCGTGCTCTTGGCGGAGATCGCTGCACCTTGGCTCGTCCTGCTTCTCGCACCCGGCTTTGCGGAGGATCCGGACAAGTTCCGCCTAACCGTTCTGCTGGTGCGGATCGCGATGCCGTACCTTCTCTTCATGTCCTGGGTCGCGCTGTACACGGGCCTACTCAATACGCTTGGCAAGTTCGCCGCCGCCGCTTTCGCGCCGAGCATCTTGAACTTCGTCCTGATCTCCGTGCTGCTCGGCCTCATCGCGACGGGATATGGTCAAGATACGGTCGCGGGCGTCGCGCTTGCTTGGGGTGTGGCCGTCTCGGGCCTGCTGCAGGTCGCCATAGTCGTCTTCGCCGCCTTCCGCACGGGGTTGCGGCTGAAGCTCGAGCGGCCGCAATGGTCCGACGACATGAAGCGGCTCGTGCACCTCGCCATCCCCGGCATCATTGCCGGCGGCATGGCGCAGATCTCGATTGTGATTGCAACCATCGTGGCCAGTCTCGAAGGCCGTGTCGTGTCGTGGCTGTATTACGCGGATCGCATCTTCCAACTGCCGCTCGGTCTTATCGGGGTCGCGGTCGGCGTCGTGCTGCTCCCGGATCTCAGCCACAAGCTGCGGTCGGGTGATCATGACGCCGTTGTGGACAGCGAGAACAGGGCGCTGGAGTTTTCGCTGCTGCTGACGGTGCCGGCGGCCGTTGCCATGTTCGTGTGCGCCGAGCCCATCATCCGCGTGCTGTTCGAGCGCGGCGCCTTCACCGCGACCGATGCCCAAGCGTCGGCGGGGATGCTGGCGATGCTGTCGCTGGGGCTGCCGGCCTATGTGATCGTAAAGGCCCTGCAGCCGAGCTTCTTCGCTCGCGAGAACACCAAGACGCCGATGATCTATTCGGGGATCGCCATGACGCTGGGGGCCGTGCTCTCCGTCGTGCTGTTCTACGTGCTCGGGCCATCCGGTATCCCACTCGCCACGAGCCTGTCGGGCTGGATCAACGTGGTTTTGCTCGCCGGGGCCTTGAGGAAACGGGGCGAGTTCATTCTGGACCAGCGCTTTCGCTCGGCTTTTCTCGGCATCGTCCTTGCCAGTACCGCCATGGGGCTTGGCCTGTGGTGGGCGGCCTCCGCGCTCCAGCCCTATTTCGATCCGGGTTACGGACTCCTTCTGCAGATTGTTGCCCTGACCGCGCTCATCGCTTTTGGGCTCGCGCTCTATTTCGCCATCGGCACGCTCACGGGCGCCGTGAAGCCCCGGACCTTCGTCAAGGACCTCCTAGGGCGCTGA
- the msrA gene encoding peptide-methionine (S)-S-oxide reductase MsrA, which translates to MFGFMRKSLSIPSAAEAMTGRDHEIPTAQTHFVNGAPLKGPYPQGAQMALFGLGCFWGAERKFWQLPGVLVTAVGYAGGPTPNPTYDEVCTGRTGHTEAVFVVFDPNEISYEDLLKVFWESHDPTQGMRQGNDVGTQYRSAIYTFSDDQAEAAKNSKAMYETALKANGKGAITTEIAPAPTFYFAEAYHQQYLAKNPAGYCGLGGTGVTCPIGTGVEA; encoded by the coding sequence ATGTTTGGGTTCATGAGAAAGTCCCTGTCGATCCCCAGCGCCGCGGAGGCCATGACCGGCCGCGATCATGAGATCCCGACGGCGCAGACTCATTTCGTCAACGGCGCGCCCCTGAAGGGTCCTTACCCGCAAGGCGCGCAGATGGCGCTGTTCGGCCTCGGCTGTTTCTGGGGCGCGGAGCGGAAGTTCTGGCAGTTGCCCGGCGTGCTCGTCACGGCCGTGGGCTATGCCGGCGGGCCGACGCCCAACCCCACCTATGACGAAGTGTGCACCGGACGGACCGGCCATACGGAGGCGGTGTTCGTGGTGTTCGACCCCAACGAGATCAGCTACGAAGACCTGCTTAAGGTCTTTTGGGAGAGCCACGACCCGACGCAAGGCATGCGCCAGGGCAACGACGTGGGCACCCAATACCGCTCGGCCATCTACACGTTCTCGGACGACCAGGCCGAAGCCGCGAAGAACTCGAAGGCGATGTACGAGACGGCGCTGAAGGCAAACGGCAAGGGCGCCATCACGACCGAGATCGCCCCTGCGCCGACCTTCTATTTTGCGGAAGCCTACCACCAGCAATATCTGGCCAAGAACCCGGCCGGCTATTGCGGCCTCGGCGGCACGGGTGTCACCTGCCCCATCGGAACCGGCGTCGAAGCCTAG
- a CDS encoding rhodanese-like domain-containing protein: MSGYQRIGIAEAQAIAAREGTALLDVRDPRAFAQGHVDGARNVGEKELPNLVEELSKSAPLVIYCYHGNSSQFYARIFAAHGFADVYSVDGGYEAWRGPNAAAPSAP; this comes from the coding sequence ATGAGCGGTTATCAGCGTATCGGGATCGCGGAGGCGCAAGCCATCGCCGCGCGCGAGGGCACGGCGCTACTGGATGTGCGCGATCCGCGTGCCTTCGCACAAGGTCATGTAGATGGCGCGCGCAATGTCGGCGAGAAGGAGCTCCCCAATCTCGTGGAGGAGCTCTCCAAATCAGCACCGCTCGTGATCTATTGCTATCACGGCAATTCGAGCCAGTTCTATGCGCGCATCTTCGCCGCGCACGGATTTGCCGATGTCTATAGCGTCGACGGCGGCTACGAGGCTTGGCGCGGCCCTAACGCAGCCGCGCCCTCAGCCCCTTAA
- a CDS encoding SDR family oxidoreductase, with the protein MNTILITGCSSGYGLETARHFHRQGWNVVATMRRPRNDLFSAADRIRILPLDVTDAESIAEAVAAAGPIDVLVNNAGIGVVGAFEATPMAHIRKVFETNTFGTMAMTQEVIPQMRARRSGAIVNVTSSVTLAPMPLAAAYTASKQAIEGFTGSLSHELGAFGVRVRLVEPGYAPTTRFAANTDIDVTALIPEAYAGFAAPIFEAYARPAMTTKESDVAEAVWRAVNDTTGELRYAAGDDAVALAQAS; encoded by the coding sequence ATGAACACTATTCTCATCACGGGTTGCTCGTCCGGCTACGGACTGGAGACCGCGCGGCACTTCCACAGGCAAGGCTGGAACGTGGTCGCCACCATGAGGCGCCCGCGAAACGACCTCTTTTCCGCGGCCGACCGCATCCGCATTCTGCCGCTGGACGTCACCGACGCCGAAAGCATCGCGGAGGCCGTTGCCGCGGCCGGGCCGATCGACGTGCTGGTCAACAATGCCGGCATCGGCGTTGTCGGGGCCTTCGAGGCGACGCCGATGGCGCATATCCGAAAGGTCTTCGAGACGAACACGTTCGGCACGATGGCCATGACCCAGGAGGTGATCCCGCAGATGCGCGCCCGGCGCTCCGGCGCGATCGTGAACGTCACCTCGAGCGTCACCTTGGCCCCGATGCCGTTGGCAGCGGCCTACACGGCCAGCAAGCAGGCCATCGAGGGCTTCACCGGCTCGTTGAGCCACGAACTCGGCGCGTTCGGTGTGCGGGTCCGATTGGTCGAGCCCGGCTACGCGCCCACCACGCGCTTTGCCGCGAACACGGACATCGACGTGACCGCTCTCATCCCCGAAGCCTATGCCGGTTTCGCCGCCCCGATCTTTGAAGCCTATGCGCGCCCGGCGATGACGACGAAGGAAAGTGACGTGGCCGAGGCCGTGTGGCGGGCCGTGAACGATACGACCGGCGAATTGCGTTACGCGGCTGGGGACGATGCGGTGGCTTTGGCCCAGGCAAGTTGA
- a CDS encoding DEAD/DEAH box helicase, with product MLDFEMLGLAPALNEALSRAGFSKPTPIQNQAIPLALDGHDILGLAQTGTGKTLAFGLPLIEHLLAEPGRPAPKTAKALVLAPTRELVNQIADSLRVLTAKTKLHVATVVGGASLYNQIKMLGRGTDILVATPGRLIDLMDRRAVDLSTVRQLVLDEADQMLDMGFIHALRKIAPRLGTPRQTMLFSATMPKQMEELSRAYLNDPKRVQVAPPGKVADKITQSVHFLEKSEKPAKLRDILSSDLDATTLVFARTKHGAEKLSKSLIADGYNAASIHGNKTQGQRDRAIKAFREGRVTVLVATDVASRGIDIKGVAYVINYDLPEVPDSYVHRIGRTARAGREGEAIALCAPDEAGLLRQIQRLMKFDIPVASGELPTGGRDGKPARRPNQHKRGGQKQGFGAAKPARSKRRRPPRRRAA from the coding sequence TTGTTAGACTTTGAAATGCTCGGCCTCGCGCCGGCTTTGAACGAGGCGCTTTCCCGCGCCGGATTTTCCAAACCCACGCCTATTCAGAACCAGGCGATCCCGTTGGCCCTCGATGGCCACGACATTCTCGGCCTCGCCCAGACGGGGACGGGCAAGACGCTCGCTTTCGGCCTGCCGCTGATCGAGCACCTGCTCGCCGAGCCGGGACGGCCCGCACCGAAGACCGCGAAGGCGCTCGTCCTCGCGCCGACGCGCGAGCTCGTGAACCAGATCGCCGACAGTCTTCGCGTTCTTACGGCGAAAACGAAACTGCACGTGGCGACCGTGGTCGGCGGCGCGTCCCTCTACAACCAGATCAAGATGCTCGGCCGCGGCACCGACATTCTCGTGGCGACGCCCGGTCGTCTGATCGACCTGATGGACCGCCGGGCGGTCGATCTCAGCACCGTGCGTCAGCTCGTCCTGGACGAGGCCGATCAGATGCTCGACATGGGTTTCATCCACGCGCTGCGGAAGATCGCGCCCCGGCTGGGAACGCCCCGTCAAACCATGCTGTTCTCGGCCACGATGCCGAAGCAGATGGAAGAGCTGAGCCGCGCGTACTTGAACGATCCGAAGCGCGTGCAGGTCGCACCGCCCGGCAAGGTCGCCGACAAGATCACCCAGTCGGTGCACTTCCTCGAGAAGTCGGAGAAGCCCGCTAAGCTGCGCGACATTCTTTCCAGCGATCTCGATGCGACAACGCTCGTCTTCGCACGCACCAAGCACGGTGCCGAGAAACTCTCGAAGAGCCTGATCGCCGACGGCTACAACGCGGCCTCGATTCACGGCAACAAGACGCAAGGCCAGCGCGACCGCGCGATCAAGGCGTTCCGTGAGGGCCGCGTGACGGTGCTCGTGGCGACAGACGTCGCCTCGCGCGGCATCGACATCAAGGGCGTGGCCTATGTCATCAACTACGACCTGCCCGAAGTGCCCGACAGCTATGTGCACCGTATCGGACGGACAGCGCGCGCGGGCCGCGAAGGCGAAGCCATCGCCCTCTGCGCTCCGGACGAAGCGGGCCTTTTGCGCCAAATCCAGCGGCTGATGAAGTTCGACATCCCTGTTGCGAGCGGCGAGCTGCCGACCGGGGGGCGCGACGGCAAGCCGGCTCGCCGGCCGAACCAGCACAAGCGTGGTGGCCAGAAACAGGGATTTGGCGCGGCCAAACCGGCGCGGAGCAAGCGCCGCAGGCCGCCCCGCCGCCGCGCGGCTTAA
- the trpS gene encoding tryptophan--tRNA ligase, translating to MQDTPTHKTRIFSGVQPTGNLHLGNYLGAIKRFVEMQADYECLYCVVDLHAITVFQDPDELTHNTREVTAAYIAAGIDPKQSTIFNQSQVSGHAELAWILNCVARIGWLNRMTQFKEKAGKDREKASAGLYIYPNLMAADVLLYHATHVPVGEDQKQHIELARDIAQKFNNDFAETIARAGYPGGFFPLPEPVIAGAATRVMSFRDGTKKMSKSDPSDLSRINMTDDQDTIAKKIRKAKTDPEPLPSEVAGLKERPEADNLVGIYAALAGTDKGAVLTDFGGGEFSAFKKALVELATDKLTPIGDEMRRLLSDPVEIDRILADGAARAHSVADPILAKTKDIIGFIRS from the coding sequence ATGCAAGACACACCGACACATAAGACGCGCATCTTTTCCGGGGTGCAGCCGACCGGCAATCTCCATCTCGGCAACTATCTCGGCGCGATCAAACGCTTCGTGGAGATGCAGGCGGACTACGAGTGCCTGTACTGCGTGGTGGACCTGCACGCCATCACCGTGTTCCAGGACCCGGACGAACTGACCCACAACACGCGCGAGGTCACGGCCGCTTATATCGCCGCTGGGATCGACCCGAAGCAGAGCACGATCTTCAATCAGAGCCAGGTTTCGGGCCATGCCGAACTTGCCTGGATCCTGAACTGCGTCGCCCGGATCGGCTGGCTCAACCGCATGACCCAATTCAAGGAGAAGGCGGGCAAGGATCGCGAGAAGGCCTCCGCCGGGCTCTATATCTATCCCAACCTGATGGCGGCCGACGTGCTGCTCTATCACGCGACCCATGTCCCGGTGGGCGAGGACCAGAAGCAGCATATCGAGCTCGCCCGCGACATCGCTCAGAAGTTCAACAACGACTTCGCCGAGACGATTGCGCGCGCCGGCTATCCCGGCGGCTTCTTCCCGCTGCCCGAGCCCGTCATCGCGGGCGCGGCCACGCGCGTGATGAGCTTCCGCGACGGCACCAAGAAGATGTCGAAGTCCGATCCGTCCGATCTCAGCCGGATCAACATGACCGACGATCAGGACACGATCGCCAAGAAGATCAGGAAGGCGAAGACCGATCCCGAGCCGCTGCCGTCCGAGGTGGCCGGCCTCAAAGAGCGCCCCGAGGCCGACAATCTCGTCGGCATCTACGCGGCGCTGGCCGGGACGGACAAGGGCGCCGTGCTCACGGACTTTGGCGGCGGGGAGTTCTCGGCCTTCAAGAAGGCGCTGGTGGAACTGGCGACGGACAAGCTCACGCCCATCGGCGATGAGATGCGCCGGCTGCTGTCAGACCCGGTGGAGATCGATCGCATTCTCGCCGACGGCGCGGCCCGCGCGCACAGCGTGGCCGATCCCATCCTGGCCAAGACCAAGGACATCATCGGCTTCATTAGAAGTTAG
- a CDS encoding CoA ester lyase yields MAGRPRRSVLYMPGSNARALEKAKTIPADALIFDLEDAVAPDDKVMAREQVCAAVADGGYGGREVVIRVNALETPWGAADIMAACVAAPDAILIPKVIHSGDIISAAKLLQSVHAPKKVRLWAMMETPMAILNARTIAARAVYDDNRLDCLVMGTNDLIKESRARALHDRFAVVPWLAMTLAAARAYRLDIIDGVYNDFRDMEGFRDECEKGRILGMDGKTLIHPTQVGPCNEIFSPSTEEVEWSRKVIDAFGRPENEKKGVIVVEGHMVERLHFSMAQRVVEIADQIRELEASLG; encoded by the coding sequence ATGGCAGGTCGTCCGCGCCGCAGCGTGCTCTATATGCCCGGCTCCAACGCCAGGGCCCTGGAAAAAGCCAAGACGATCCCGGCCGATGCGCTGATCTTCGATCTGGAAGACGCCGTCGCGCCCGACGACAAGGTCATGGCCCGGGAGCAGGTCTGCGCCGCCGTTGCCGATGGCGGCTATGGCGGCCGCGAGGTCGTGATCCGCGTGAATGCGCTCGAGACTCCCTGGGGCGCGGCGGACATCATGGCTGCCTGCGTGGCCGCGCCGGACGCCATCCTCATCCCGAAAGTCATCCACTCCGGCGACATCATCTCCGCCGCGAAGCTGCTGCAAAGCGTGCATGCGCCCAAGAAGGTGCGGCTCTGGGCCATGATGGAAACGCCCATGGCGATCCTCAACGCCCGCACCATTGCCGCCAGAGCCGTCTACGACGACAACCGGCTCGACTGCCTCGTGATGGGCACCAACGACCTCATCAAGGAGAGCCGCGCCCGCGCGCTGCATGACCGCTTCGCCGTGGTGCCCTGGCTCGCCATGACCCTCGCTGCTGCGCGCGCCTACCGGCTCGACATCATCGACGGCGTCTACAACGACTTCCGCGACATGGAAGGGTTCCGCGACGAGTGCGAGAAGGGCCGCATTCTCGGTATGGACGGCAAAACGCTGATCCACCCGACGCAAGTCGGCCCGTGCAACGAGATCTTCTCGCCGAGCACCGAAGAGGTCGAATGGTCGCGCAAGGTCATCGACGCGTTCGGCCGGCCGGAGAACGAGAAGAAAGGCGTCATCGTGGTTGAAGGCCACATGGTCGAACGGCTGCATTTCTCCATGGCCCAACGCGTGGTGGAAATCGCCGATCAGATCAGAGAGTTGGAAGCGTCACTCGGCTAG
- a CDS encoding AraC family transcriptional regulator: MTDPFSSDPLAQVIRLLRPRAVFSKGISGAGRWAVRYTEFGQPGFCAVTEGRCRLAVDGEAPVVLEEGDFVLLPATPAFTMSGLELAAPKLIDPHQPPAADGEIRYGRQDGPPDVRQFGGYFAFESPDAALLVSLLPRMIHIRGVPRLAQLVRLVGEEAARDDLGRDLVLARLVEILLIEALRSVPGDAAQPGLLRGLADARIAAALRPMHGDAERPWTVKDLARAAGMSRSAFFVRFTRTVGVRPMEYLLQWRMAVAKDLLRNGGIALDEVARQVGYGSASTFSTAFSRHAGIPPGRFMRTAGAADAAHARPI, translated from the coding sequence ATGACTGATCCGTTTTCCTCCGACCCGTTGGCCCAGGTGATCCGGCTTCTGCGCCCCCGGGCCGTTTTTTCGAAGGGAATCAGCGGCGCCGGTCGCTGGGCCGTGCGCTACACCGAATTCGGCCAGCCGGGCTTCTGTGCTGTGACGGAGGGGCGATGCCGTCTCGCCGTCGACGGCGAGGCACCCGTGGTGCTCGAAGAGGGTGACTTCGTGCTGCTGCCGGCAACGCCGGCTTTCACCATGTCGGGCTTGGAGCTGGCGGCGCCAAAGCTCATCGACCCGCACCAGCCGCCGGCGGCGGATGGAGAGATTCGCTACGGCCGGCAGGATGGGCCGCCCGATGTGCGGCAGTTCGGCGGGTACTTCGCCTTCGAGTCGCCGGACGCGGCGCTGCTCGTGTCACTGCTGCCGCGGATGATCCATATCCGGGGCGTCCCAAGGTTGGCGCAGCTGGTTCGCCTCGTCGGGGAAGAAGCGGCAAGAGACGACCTGGGCCGCGACCTCGTCCTCGCCCGCTTGGTCGAGATCCTGCTGATCGAGGCCCTGCGGTCCGTCCCCGGTGATGCCGCGCAGCCGGGCCTGCTGCGCGGGCTGGCGGATGCCCGGATCGCGGCTGCCTTGCGGCCGATGCACGGCGACGCGGAGCGGCCTTGGACGGTCAAGGACCTCGCGCGCGCGGCCGGGATGTCCCGGTCGGCCTTCTTCGTGCGGTTTACCCGCACGGTCGGGGTCAGGCCGATGGAGTATCTGCTGCAATGGCGGATGGCCGTTGCCAAGGATCTGCTGCGGAACGGAGGCATCGCACTGGACGAAGTGGCGCGGCAAGTGGGATACGGCTCGGCGAGCACGTTCAGCACCGCCTTCAGCCGTCACGCCGGAATACCGCCCGGCCGGTTCATGCGAACCGCCGGCGCCGCGGACGCGGCTCACGCCCGGCCCATATGA
- a CDS encoding [protein-PII] uridylyltransferase: MDQAVIKRSPYFDFDLLREEADAVARKHAGQDMQMRAALVEFLKPRVEEARALAKAQLDDDGDGRACAAGLSAFQDELIRLAYDFTTRHVYRAENPSKSERMAVVAQGGYGRGLLAPGSDIDLLFLLPYKQTAWGESVAEYILYLLWDLGFTVGHAARTISQCVRLSMADMTIRTALLDARLILGDEKLFAEFLHRYRREVLDVDARAFVEAKLAEQHARHSRSGASRYLVEPNIKEGTGGLRDLHTLHWLAKHIYPDQAEEEFVEAGVFTHAEYASFRRCEFFLWTVRCHLHFLTDREEDRLSFDLQRAMAERLGYRDHAGLSGVERFMKHYFMIALEVGQLTRIVCTALELKQLKSVPSLDALLAPFDWRRRAKLRRTSDFRIDNGRISAVAKDAFKTDPVNFIRLFVVADESQAALSPEVLRQIRANFRYIDEDLRQDPTANKLFLKLLTSARDPEVALRKMTEAGVLGRFLPEWGRVVSMMQFNMYHHFTVNEHLVRTVGYLDAIERGKLAAEHPLASEIIKTIDNRRALYVAALLHDVAKGRDEDHSIAGARIARELCPRLGLTPSETETVSWLVEQHLTMSLFAQSRDLNDPKTISDFVAIVQSRERLKLLLILTVCDICAVGPGTWTGWKGQLLRTLYYEVEPILGGGHTELTRSQRLQRTQGALRERLADWPREELDRFVDRHYPAYWLRTDLDVIVEHAELMRSAEQQNSVIATHIATDAFRGVTQLTLLAPNHPWLLAMVAGACTGAGANIADAQISTTRDGMALDTIHLQREFDHAEDEERRARKIANSIERMLMGETDVVDVIKAKVLSTSRLSAFSVEPQVIIDNTLSDALTVIEINGLDRPGLLYEITREISNLNLDIASAHIATFGEKAVDVFYVTDLTGKKIRSSSRESLIRERLTRVLVETQEPELEVL; encoded by the coding sequence ATGGACCAAGCCGTTATCAAAAGATCTCCTTATTTCGATTTCGACCTGTTGCGCGAAGAAGCAGATGCCGTAGCGCGCAAGCATGCCGGCCAAGACATGCAGATGCGTGCGGCGCTGGTCGAGTTCCTCAAGCCACGGGTGGAAGAGGCCCGCGCATTGGCGAAGGCCCAGCTGGACGACGACGGGGACGGCCGCGCCTGCGCCGCGGGCCTGTCCGCCTTTCAGGACGAGTTGATCCGGCTGGCTTACGACTTCACCACGCGCCACGTCTACCGGGCCGAAAACCCGTCCAAGTCGGAGCGCATGGCCGTGGTCGCACAAGGCGGTTACGGGCGTGGCCTGCTCGCGCCGGGGTCCGACATCGACCTGCTGTTCCTGCTCCCCTACAAGCAGACCGCCTGGGGTGAGAGCGTCGCGGAATACATTCTGTATCTGCTGTGGGACCTCGGCTTCACGGTGGGACATGCAGCGCGCACGATCAGCCAATGTGTGCGGCTCAGCATGGCCGATATGACGATCCGCACGGCGCTGCTCGATGCGCGATTGATCCTCGGCGACGAGAAGCTCTTCGCCGAGTTTCTGCACCGCTATCGCCGCGAAGTGCTCGATGTGGATGCGCGCGCGTTCGTCGAGGCGAAGCTCGCCGAGCAGCACGCGCGCCATTCGCGCTCGGGTGCGTCCCGTTACCTCGTCGAACCGAACATCAAGGAAGGTACGGGCGGCCTGCGCGATCTGCACACGCTGCATTGGCTGGCCAAGCACATTTATCCCGATCAGGCCGAGGAGGAGTTCGTCGAGGCCGGCGTTTTCACGCATGCCGAATATGCCAGCTTTCGCCGCTGCGAGTTCTTTCTGTGGACGGTCCGCTGTCACCTGCACTTTCTGACGGACCGGGAAGAAGACCGGCTGAGCTTCGATCTGCAGCGCGCGATGGCCGAAAGGCTCGGCTATCGGGATCACGCGGGCCTCAGTGGTGTCGAGCGCTTCATGAAGCACTACTTTATGATCGCGCTGGAGGTGGGCCAGTTAACGCGCATCGTGTGTACGGCGCTCGAGCTCAAACAGCTGAAGTCGGTCCCCTCGCTCGATGCGCTCCTGGCGCCGTTCGATTGGCGCCGCCGCGCCAAGCTGCGTCGGACGTCCGACTTCCGAATCGACAACGGCCGGATCTCCGCGGTCGCCAAGGACGCCTTCAAGACCGACCCGGTGAACTTCATCCGGCTCTTCGTAGTGGCGGACGAGAGCCAGGCCGCGCTGTCGCCCGAAGTGCTGCGCCAGATCCGCGCGAACTTTCGTTACATCGACGAAGACCTGCGCCAGGACCCGACCGCCAACAAGTTGTTCCTGAAGCTGCTGACATCGGCCCGCGATCCGGAAGTCGCCTTGCGCAAGATGACCGAAGCCGGCGTGCTCGGCCGCTTTCTGCCCGAGTGGGGGCGGGTCGTGTCGATGATGCAGTTCAACATGTATCACCACTTCACGGTCAACGAGCATCTGGTCCGTACGGTCGGCTATCTCGATGCCATCGAGCGTGGAAAACTGGCCGCAGAGCACCCGCTCGCGAGTGAGATCATCAAGACCATCGATAACCGCCGCGCGCTCTATGTTGCGGCGCTGCTCCACGACGTGGCCAAAGGGCGCGACGAGGACCATTCCATCGCCGGGGCGCGCATAGCCCGCGAATTGTGCCCGCGCTTGGGGTTAACGCCATCGGAGACCGAGACGGTGTCCTGGCTCGTCGAGCAGCACCTCACCATGAGCCTGTTCGCACAGAGCCGCGACCTCAACGATCCGAAGACGATCAGCGATTTCGTCGCGATCGTGCAGAGCCGGGAGCGGCTCAAACTGCTTCTTATTCTGACGGTTTGCGACATCTGCGCCGTCGGGCCCGGGACCTGGACGGGCTGGAAAGGGCAGCTCTTGCGGACACTCTATTACGAGGTTGAGCCGATCCTCGGCGGGGGGCACACGGAGCTTACGCGGTCGCAGCGGCTGCAGCGGACGCAAGGAGCTTTGCGCGAGAGACTCGCCGACTGGCCTCGAGAGGAGCTGGACCGCTTCGTCGACCGGCACTATCCGGCCTACTGGCTCCGGACCGATCTCGACGTCATCGTGGAGCACGCCGAACTCATGCGCTCGGCGGAGCAGCAGAACAGCGTGATTGCGACGCACATTGCGACGGATGCGTTCCGCGGGGTCACGCAGCTTACCCTGCTTGCGCCGAACCATCCCTGGCTGCTTGCCATGGTGGCCGGTGCTTGTACGGGCGCCGGCGCCAACATCGCCGATGCGCAGATCTCGACGACGCGCGACGGCATGGCCCTCGACACCATCCATCTCCAGCGCGAGTTCGATCACGCCGAGGACGAGGAGCGGCGCGCCCGGAAGATCGCGAACTCCATCGAGCGCATGCTCATGGGCGAAACCGACGTGGTCGATGTCATCAAGGCGAAGGTGCTGAGCACCTCGCGCCTGTCCGCCTTCTCCGTCGAGCCGCAAGTGATTATCGACAACACGCTGTCCGATGCGCTGACGGTGATCGAGATCAACGGGCTCGACCGTCCCGGCCTGCTGTACGAGATCACGCGCGAAATATCGAACCTCAATCTCGACATTGCGTCGGCGCATATCGCGACCTTCGGCGAGAAGGCCGTGGACGTGTTTTATGTGACGGACCTGACCGGCAAGAAGATCAGGAGTTCGAGCCGCGAGTCCCTCATCCGCGAGCGCCTGACCCGCGTGCTTGTAGAAACCCAAGAGCCGGAGCTGGAGGTATTGTGA